A window of Lepidochelys kempii isolate rLepKem1 chromosome 1, rLepKem1.hap2, whole genome shotgun sequence contains these coding sequences:
- the LOC140904881 gene encoding uncharacterized protein: MMESQNRKRAPAWTEREVRDLIAVWGEESVISELRSSFRNAKTFVKISQGMKDRGHNRDPKQCRVKLKELRQAYQKTREANGRSGSEPQTCRFYDELHAILGGSATTTPAVLFDSFNGDGGNTEAGFGDEEDDDDDEVVDSSQQASGETGFPDSQELFLTLDLDPVPPEPTQGCLLDPAGGEGTSAACVSMITGSSPSQRLVKLRKKEKNALVMKCSPSSCCPPTLTEHRRMRGGK, from the exons atgatggagtcccagaatcgcaaaagagctccagcatggaccgaacgggaggtacgggatctgatcgctgtttggggagaggaatccgtgatatcagaactccgttccagttttcgaaatgccaaaacctttgtgaaaatctcccagggcatgaaggacagaggccataacagggacccgaagcagtgccgcgtgaaactgaaggagctgaggcaagcctaccagaaaaccagagaggcgaacggccgctccgggtcagagccccaaacatgccgcttctatgatgagctgcatgccattttagggggttcagccaccactaccccagccgtgttgtttgactccttcaatggagatggaggcaatacggaagcaggttttggggatgaagaagatgatgatgatgatgaggttgtagatagctcacagcaagcaagcggagaaaccggttttcccgacagccaggaactgtttctcaccctggacctggatccagtaccccccgaacccacccaaggctgcctcctggacccagcaggcggagaagggacctctg ctgcatgtgtttcaatgatcacaggatcttctccttcccagaggctagtgaagcttagaaagaaagaaaaaaacgcactcgtgatgaaatgttctccaagctcatgctgtcctcccacactgacagagcacagacgaatgcgtggaggcaaataa